In a genomic window of Petrotoga mexicana DSM 14811:
- the radA gene encoding DNA repair protein RadA, whose translation MRKSQKHYVCSNCGYESDKWFAKCPMCNELESAVEYNTADVSIDTGHLKVPDIVFLDQELPPAKKIPTNFQEIDNVLNGGLVEGAVYLLSGDPGIGKSTLLAQIAKSIQTPEGFIFYVSGEESTEQVVQRFNRLEIKNKNIGLIFENNVDVILNAMEKSNMIPSVIFIDSVQTLKIDSIDSSPGSILQVRESTRKMVEYAKKMNIPIVLVGHVNKEGAIAGPKVLEHMVDCVLQMELEGGSGLRLLKVTKNRYGPTDEVILFEITQKGLKPIDNINSFFLSDYSNESGNTLTIVKVGQKLLPIEIQALVSNPVYGSPRRVTSGIPLDRLLMIIAVLSKKLKLPLESKDIFVSSAGGLRINDSSMDVAIALSLISSIFDTPLSSSTIAFGEIGLDGRIRGIPLLEKRLELSQKIGFNNIVIPKNFSPRKNSIVVAESVKDLIKLFKKGG comes from the coding sequence TTGAGAAAATCTCAAAAACACTACGTATGCAGTAATTGCGGTTATGAATCCGATAAATGGTTTGCAAAATGTCCTATGTGTAATGAATTAGAATCCGCGGTAGAATATAATACCGCGGATGTTTCTATTGATACTGGACACCTTAAAGTTCCAGATATAGTTTTTCTTGATCAAGAGCTTCCCCCAGCAAAAAAGATCCCTACTAATTTTCAAGAAATTGACAATGTGTTAAACGGTGGATTGGTGGAAGGTGCTGTCTATTTGTTGAGTGGAGACCCGGGTATTGGAAAAAGCACCTTATTGGCACAAATCGCAAAGTCTATTCAGACACCTGAAGGATTCATCTTCTACGTTTCAGGTGAAGAATCGACAGAACAAGTCGTTCAAAGATTCAATCGGTTGGAAATAAAAAATAAAAATATAGGATTAATATTCGAAAATAATGTGGATGTTATACTTAATGCTATGGAAAAGTCTAATATGATACCTTCCGTTATTTTCATAGATTCTGTTCAAACCTTAAAAATAGACAGTATTGATTCTTCACCTGGTAGTATTCTCCAAGTTAGAGAAAGCACGAGAAAAATGGTGGAATACGCTAAAAAAATGAATATTCCTATAGTTCTGGTAGGTCATGTAAACAAAGAAGGAGCTATTGCTGGTCCAAAAGTGTTAGAACACATGGTAGATTGTGTTCTTCAAATGGAATTGGAAGGTGGATCTGGACTAAGGCTTTTAAAAGTGACTAAAAATCGGTACGGCCCCACAGATGAAGTTATTTTATTTGAAATAACCCAAAAAGGTTTAAAACCAATAGATAATATAAATTCTTTTTTCTTGTCTGATTATTCGAATGAGTCAGGAAACACTTTAACTATAGTAAAAGTTGGTCAAAAATTACTTCCAATAGAGATACAAGCTTTAGTCAGTAACCCTGTATACGGATCACCTAGAAGGGTTACTTCGGGTATACCTTTAGATAGACTTTTAATGATAATTGCAGTACTTTCCAAGAAGTTGAAGCTCCCATTGGAAAGTAAAGATATATTTGTTAGTAGTGCAGGAGGACTAAGGATCAATGACAGTTCAATGGATGTTGCCATAGCTTTATCTTTAATCTCCTCGATATTCGATACCCCGCTTTCTTCTTCGACGATAGCCTTTGGAGAAATAGGTTTAGATGGGAGAATAAGAGGTATTCCTCTTTTAGAGAAAAGATTGGAGCTTTCACAAAAAATTGGTTTTAATAATATAGTTATTCCAAAAAATTTTTCCCCTAGAAAAAACTCTATTGTAGTTGCAGAAAGTGTAAAAGATTTGATAAAATTATTCAAAAAAGGGGGATGA